GGCCCAACGGTCTCGTGATCGAGCGCGTCTCGACCCCGCTCGGCGTCATCGGCGTCATTTACGAGAGCCGCCCCAATGTCACCGCCGACGCCGGCGCGCTGTGCCTGAAGGCCGGCAACGCCGCGATTTTGCGCGGCGGCTCGGAGAGCCTGCGCTCCTCGCGCGGCATTCACGACTGTCTCACCGCGGGCCTGCGCGCAGCCGGCCTGCCAGAGGCGGCGATCTCGCTCGTTCCCGTCGCCGATCGCGACGCCGTCGGCGCCATGCTGGCCGGGCTCGACGGCAATATCGACGTCATCGTGCCGCGCGGCGGCAAAAGCCTCGTCGAGCGCGTGCAGCATGAGGCTCGCGTGCCGGTGTTCGCCCATCTCGAAGGGATCGTGCATGTCTACATCCATGCCGACGCCGATCTCGACATGGCGCGGCGCATCGTGCTGAACGCCAAGATGCGCCGCACCGGCATTTGCGGCGCGGCCGAGACTCTGCTCATCGACCGCGCCTGCGCGGCGACGCATCTTGCGCCGCTGGTGCAGGCGCTGCTCGACGCCGGCTGCGAGGTGCGCGGCGACGACGCCGCGCAGGCGACGGATCTGCGGGTCGTGCCCGCGAGCGAAGCGGATTGGCGCGCCGAATATCTCGATGCGATCATCGCAGCGCGCGTCGTCGACGGGCTCGATGCGGCGATCGCCCATATCGAGACCCATGGCTCGCATCACACCGATTGCATCGTCACGAACGACGAGGGCGCGGCGCGGCGCTTCCTGACGGAGGTCGATTCGGCGATCGTGCTGCACAACGCCTCGACGCAATTCGCCGACGGCGGCGAGTTCGGCTTCGGCGCCGAGATCGGCATAGCGACCGGGCGGATGCATGCGAGGGGGCCGGTCGGCGTCGAGCAGCTGACATCGTTCAACTATCGCGTCCACGGCGCCGGCCAGGTGCGGGGGTGAAGATTCCGGCGGAGTGGAGAGTCGATTTTGACCTATTCGATCTTCATCTCGCACGGCTGGCACGACAAATGGATCGCGCGCCAAATGGCGCGCCTCATCCAGGACGGCGGCGCTTCGGCCTTCATCGACATTTTCGACATCAAGAAAGGCGACCGCATAGAGTTACGAATTCGTGAGGGAATCGAAGGCTGCGATGAGCTCGTGGCGCTGCTGACCCCATGGTCCGTCGACCGTAATTGGGTCTGGACGGAGCTTTCGGCCGCCTGGGCCCTGCGGAAAAGATTTTTCGGCGTGCTCTACGGGATCACGATCGAGGAAATCGAGAGAAACCATGGCGGAATGGCCTGCCTCGGCCCGACGAACGTCATTGCCCTCGACGATTACGAGGACTATCTTCGGGAGATGCTGGAGCGTGCGAGCCGCAGGGACCAAGGATGAAATTTTTTCTTTCCCATGGCCAGGACGACCGCCGATACGCCGCTTCGCTCGCTGCCGAGATCGAGCGACGGGGTGGAACGGTTTGGCGCGACGCCGCTCTCTCTCCAGGCTCGTCTTGGGAAGACGGCTTGCGCAAGGCGATCGAATGCTCGGACGCGATGATTTTGGTGCTGCCGCAGACCGGCGCGAGCGGAGCCAATTTTGCCGTGTTTGAAGCTGGCGCAGCCAAAGCGCTCGGCAAGAAAGTCTTCGTCGTCGCGCCGAACGCCGATGGTCGCGACCTTCCGGTCAATATCGCCGACGTCGCGATCTTCGACGCCGCCAACAAACCTCTCGACGAGGTCGTGGGCGCGCTCATACGCTATGCGAGTTGACGAGGCCTGCTCCTCGGGGCCGACGACAGAAGAACACTCCGGATTTCCTCAGGCTCGGAAGTGACTTCATTCCGCCTCCCGCCCCACGCGCCCGGCATGCGCATCGGCCTCTTCGGCGGCTCCTTCGACCCGCCGCACGAGGGGCATTTCCATGTCTCGCGCGTCGCGCTGCGGCGCCTCGCGCTCGATCGCCTGTGGTGGCTGGCGACGCCGGGCAATCCACTCAAGCAGACCGCCGGACTGCAGCCGCTGAAGCAGCGCATCGCCGCCGCGCAGAAGATCGCGCGCGATCCGCGCATCGTCGTCACCGGGATCGAGGCCGAGATCGGCGCGCGCTACACCGCCGACACTCTGCGCTATCTGCGCCGCCATTGTCCCGGCGTGCGCTTCGTCTGGATCATGGGCGCCGATAATCTGCTGCAGTTCGACCGCTGGCGCGACTGGCAGGAGATCGTGCGCACGACGCCGATCGCGGTCGTGGATCGCCCCGGCGCGACCTTCAGGGCGATATCGGCCAAAGCGGCGCAGCGTTTCGCCGGCGCGCGCCGGCGCGAGGAAGACGCCGCGCGTCTCGCCGACGCGCGGCCGCCGGCCTTCGTCTTTCTGCATGGCCCGCGCGTCGCGCAATCCTCGACGGCGCTGCGCAGCGCGCGCCGCGGTTGATCATCTGCGCTGGCTGCGCCGCTGCCACCACAGCAGCGCGGCGCCGAGGCCGATCATCGGCACGACGATCAGCACATAGGTCCACACCATCCCTTCGTCGTAAGGGTGCTTGTCGTAGTAACCAAACTCCACCGCCTGCTGATAGGGATTGCGGAAGAAGAAGGTGACGAACACCCACATGGCGAGAATGACCGCCGTGAAGAAGACGAGCTGACGGCTGGCCAGAAAACGCGGAATGGGGTCCTTCGGCGGTTCGTCGGTCATGGACGGCTCCTCTCTATCGTTTCTGTCATTCGGCTCCGCCCTTCTGACACGAGCCGAGCAGGGGCGCGAGAGCAGGCGGTTTGATAGTCTATCACACCGCGATGCGGACGAGACGCCGCGCCGCCGCTCGACGTGTGCGGGCCGCTCATCGGGGCTCGAGGACCAGCAGGACCGATAATGATTTCAGCATCCGAATTTTTCGAGGGCGCGACCGGCGAGACACTCGTCTGGGCGCTCGGCATCGCCGCCATTTGTTGGATCGTCTTCCATGCGCCGCGCGGACGGCGCATGTTCCGACACCGACTCTCGATCTGCGCGCCGGCCGAGAAAATCTGGTCCGCTTTGACTCTCGAGCCCTCGCCACCGGACGGCTGGGGCGGCGCGGCGCAGGTCGAAAGCCAGAGTTTCGTCGAAGGCCCGCCGATCCGCCACGAGGCCGTGGTCGGCGTTTCGGGCCGAGCCGGACCGACCCGGACCACGCTCTCGCGCATCCTGCACATCGATCACGCGAAACGGCTGGAGAGCCAATGCGAATTGCTCGACGGCGTCGCGGCGACGCCGGCGCAGGCGACGCGCGTCAGCCTCCGTCTCGAGGAGGAGAAGGGGCTGACCCGGATCGAGCACGAGATCAGCCGAGAGGTCCGGGGGCTGCTCGGCCATTGGTCGCTATCTCGATTCTATGATCGCTATTGGGATCATATCCGCGCGCATTGCGAAGGCGCGTCGCCGCCGCCGATGTCGTTCCCGATGCGACGGACCGCGGCGTGGCTCGCCGTGGCGGCCGTCGTCGCCGGAGGCGTCGCGCTGGGCCGAGCGGAGAACGCCGAGACCGGCTCGGGGCTCGTCATGCTCTTCGCGCTACTTCAGCTCGCGATCATCCTGCACGAGCTCGGTCACTTCCTCGCGATGCGCATGTTCGGGCATGGCGATGCGAGGATGACGCTCCTCCCCTTTTTCGGCGTCGCAACGCTCGGCGCGCGCCGCGCGTCGAGCCGGTACGAACGCGCGATGTCCGCGCTCTGCGGTCCGGGTCTGTCGGCCCTCGCGGCGCTGGCGCTCACGCCTCTCGCGCAATGGGGCCTCGATGCGATCCCTGTCGATTGCGGCGGCTTATCCGCCGAGACCGACGACGATCCGATCTCGACGGTCCGAGACTGCGCGCCGGTCATTGCCGTGCTCATGATCTTCTACAATCTCGTGCAGCTCGCTCCCGTCGGCTCGCTCGACGGCGCGGCGATCGTCGGCGCTCTCGCTCGCAGCCGCGCGACGCGCGCTCTCCTCGGCGCCGCTCTTCTCTCTGGGGTCGGCGTCGCATCGGCGATCGCGGGGTCGGCGACGTTCGCCGGCGCCGTCGCCGCGGTGGCGGCCGTGACATGGGCCTATGCGATGCTCACGCCCGACACGCTCGATCGTCGATCGGAGCCGATGAGCAGCGGCCAGCTCGCCGTCACCTTCGCGGCGCTCCTTTTGACGATCGCCGCCTATGTCGTCGCATCCCGCGCGCTGCTGCCGGAGTTCGTGAACAAGATCATGCAGCAACAGCGATGCGACCATGCGCCTGCGACCAGTGACGACGGACCGCCGTCTCTGTATCCGGTGCGCGACACGCGCGTCATGGCGCCGTGACGCGCGATCTCGCTTTCGCTTAAGCCTCTGTGAACCTCGCATCGGCATGGTGTCGTCGTGAAAGGGGACCGTCATGGCCGCCGCAATGATTTCACTGACCGAATTTTTCGAAGGGGCCGCAGGATCGCTCGTCTGGCTGCTCTGCGCTTTCGCCGCCTTCTGGCTCATGTTCTACGCGCCTTTGTGGCGACGCGTCTTCCGTTGCAGCGTTTCGATCGCCGCCACGCCGGAAGCCGTCTGGTCCGCCATGTTGCTCGAGCCCTCGCCCCCGAACGGTTGGGCGGGCGTGCTGCAGATCGAGACGCAGCGCTTCGTCGAGGGCCCGCCGCTGCGGCACGAGGCCGTGGTCCGATTTTCGGCTCGACCGGGCGTGACCAGGACGCTCGTGTCGCGCGTCCTCCATCTCGAGCCGGCGACACGTCTCGAGACCGAGATCGAGTCGTTCGGCGGCGTCGCCTGGAAGCCGGCGGACGCTGCGCGCACCGTCTCGACGCTCACCGAGGAGAACGGCGTCACGCGCCTCGAGCAGCGCATCGATGTGAGGCCGAAGGGAATCGTCGGCCATTTGTGGGCGTCCCGCTTCTACGACCGATATCATGATCACTTGCGCGCGCATTGCGAAGGCTCCGCCGCGCCTCCTGCAAAATCGGCCTTGTCGCGCTCGGCGGCGATCGGGCTCGGCGTGGCGGCGATCGCCGCGAGCGCGCTGATGCTCGGCGTGGGCGCTTCGGAGCATTCGGTCTGGTTCTATGTGCTCACGGCCGTCTGCCTGGAGGCTGCGGTTCTGCTCCATGAGCTCGGCCATTATGTCGTGATGCGCGCCTTCGGCCATAGCGACGCCGCCATAATGCTCATTCCGTTCTTCGGAGGCGCGACCCTCGGCGCGCGCCCGACATCGAGCCGCTACGAGCGAGCGATGATCGCTCTCGGCGGCCCGGCTTTTTCCGCTCTGCTGGTGGCGGCGCTCGCGCCGGCGGCCTATTGGAGCATCGAGGGCGGCGCGCCCGATCTCGATCTGCTCGACCGGCTCCTCGACGGCGCCGATGCGAGAGCCGCGGCGGCCTTCGTCCTGATCCCTCTCGTCTCGACGATGATTCTGTTGAATATCGTCAATCTCGCGCCGCTGGGCATGCTCGACGGCGGCAAGGCGGTCGACGCGCTCGCTCCCGGCCGCATCTCGCGGGCGGTGTCGATCACCGCTGTGTTTGCGGCTCTCGGCTATGCGACGACGCCGTGGGTCACGGCGAATTATCTCGGCAGCGTGGCCGCGCTGCTCGTCGCGGTCTGGACCTATCGCCTATTGTCGCCTCACGCGCTCGATTTGGAGTCGGCGCCGATGAGCCGGCGGCAATCGGCGGCGGCGGGGGCGACGCTCGCCGTGACGCTCGCGATCCTCGTCGAAGCGTCCCGCACGCTGCTGCCGGATATTGCGGCGGCGATGCGATCGGGCTCCGAGCGGCCCGAGGACATGAGGCCGGCATCAGCCGCTCGCGAGGCGTGCGGCGATCACACCGCCACGCCGTGAAGATCGTAAGCGTCCGCCCGCTCGATCTTCACTGTCACGATATCTCCGGCCCTGAGCGGCCTGCGTGACGCCACATTCACCGCGCCGTCGATCTGTGGCGCATCGGCCTTCGAGCGTCCCTTGGCGAGGGCGCCGGATGCTCCGCCGCCCGGCTCGTCGATCAGCACCTGCAGGCGCTTGCCGATCTTGCGCTTCAGCAGCCTGGCGCTCACCTTCTGCTGGCGCTCCATGAAGCGCTTCCAGCGCGTCTCCTTCACCTCGTCGGGAACCGCCTCCAGCGGCAGGTCGTTGGCCGGCGCGCCGGCCACCGGCTCGTAGCGGAAGGCGCCGGCGCGGTCGATCTCCGCCTCGTCCAGCCAATCGAGCAAATAGCAAAAATCCGCCTCGGTCTCGCCCGGAAAGCCGACGATGAAGGTCGAGCGCAAGGTGAGGTCGGGGCAGATGCGCCGCCACGCCTTGATGCGCTCCAGCGTCTTCTCCTCATTGGCGGGGCGCTTCATCGTCTTCAATACGGAGGGCGCGGCGTGCTGGAATGGGATATCGAGATAGGGGAGCACCTTCCCCTCCGCCATCAGCGCGACGACCTCGTCGACATGCGGGTAAGGGTAGACGTAATGCAGCCTGACCCATGCGCCGAGCGAGCCGAGCTCCCGGGAGAGATCGAGGAAGCGCGCGCGCACCGCGCGATCGCCGAAGGCGCTCTCGGCATAGCGCAGGTCGCGCCCATAGGCGCTCGTGTCCTGCGAGATCACCAGCAGCTCCTTCACGCCCGCCTTCACCAGCTTCTCGGCCTCGCGCAGCACCTCCGCCGCCGGGCGCGAGGCGAGCGGGCCGCGCAGATGCGGAATGATGCAGAAGGAGCAGGAATTGTCGCAGCCCTCGGAAATTTTCAGATAGGCGTAGTGACGGGGCGTCAGCTTGACGCCCTGCTCCGGCACCAGATCGAGGAACGGATCGCGACGCGGCGGCGCCGCCGCATGGACCGCCTCCACCACGCTCTCATAGGCCTGCGGCCCGGTGATCGCCGTCACTTGCGGAAAGCGGTCGGTGATCGCCTGCGGCTCGGCGCCCATGCAGCCGGTGACGACGACCTTGCCGTTCTCCTTCAGCGCAGCGCCGATCGCCTCGAGCGATTCCGCCTTGGCGCTGTCGAGAAAGCCGCAGGTGTTGACGACGACGACATCGGCCCCCGCATGGGTGCGCGAGAGCTCATAGCCCTCGGCGCGCAGCCGCGTGAGGATGCGCTCGCTGTCGACCAGCGCCTTGGGACAGCCGAGCGAGACGAAGGAGACGCGCGGCGCGTCGGCGGCGGGCTCGGCCGGAGGGGGCGGGTTCTGCATGGAAAGACGCTTGCCATGGCGCGAGCGCCGTGGCAATCGCCCTGGCGCGCGCAATGCCGAAGCCGAGGCTCGTCGCCGCGCCAGGATCGGGCGAGCTGTCGAGAGCGAGCCTGAAGGCGCGGTCCGAGGCCCGCATCTGGACCGCGAGCCTCGAAGGCTCGCCCCCAGCAAGAAAGAAAGGGCGACACGCCTTTGCTCAGAACCGTCATCCTCGGAACCGGGTCCTATTCTCCCTCACGGGTCCTGACCAATTCCGACCTCGAGAAAATGGTCGCGACCTCCGGTCCCTGGATCGTCAGCCGCACCGGCATAGAGGAGCGGCGCGTCGCCGCGCCGGAGGAATCGACCGCGACCATGGCGGCCGCGGCGGCGCGCAACGCTCTCGCTCTCGCCGGCGTCGATCCGCTCGAGATCGACATGATCATTCTCGGCACCGTCACCGGCGACGCCATGACCCCCGCCTCGGCCGCCTATGTGCAGGCTGCGATCGGCGCCGCCAACGCTTTCGCCTTCGACGTCTCCGCCGCCTGCGCCGGCTCGCTCTACGCGCTCTCCATCGCCGACCAGTTCCTGCAGAGCGGCAAGATTCGGCGCGCGCTGGTGATCGGCGCGGAGACGCTGAGCCGCGTCACCGATTGGACCAATCGCGAGACCTGCGTGCTGTTCGGCGACGGCGCCGGCGCCATGGTGCTCGGCCGCGGCGAGGAGGAGGGGCGCGGACTGCTGGCGACGAGCCTGCGCACCGACGGCTCCCTCACCGGCATTCTCGGAATTCCGCGCCCCTCGGCCGGCGCCGAGGGCGTCCTCGAGGGCGGCAAGATCAAGATGAAGGGCCGCGAGGTCTATAAGTTCGCCACCCGCGTCCTGCCGGAGATCGTCGGCGAGGCGCTGGCGCAGGCGGGGGTGAGCCCGAGCGAGATCGACCATGTGATCGCCCATCAGGCCAACGCCCGCATCATCGAATCCGTGCTCGCCAATCTCGGCGTGCCGGTCGAGAAATGCTGGATGAACATCGCCCGCTTCGGCAACACCTCGAGCGCCTCGCTGCCGATCACGCTGGATGAGGCCAATCGCGCGGGGCGTTTGAAGAAGGGCGATGTGATCGCCATGATGGCGATCGGCGCCGGCATGACCTGGGGCGGCGCCGTGATGCGGTGGTGAGGGGCGGCGCGGGAGCGGACGAAATCCGCTCCCTGTTGCAGCGCCGCCACAGGATGCCGCCCGAGCTCTATTCCTAGAACTCGAGCTTGATCGTGCCGACGGCCGTGAACGGCGCCCCGGGATAGATCGCATATTTCGGCGTCGAGAAATTGCTGTCCGACGACTCGTAGTAGCGGGTGTTGGCGAGATTGCGCAGATTGAGCTGCGCCGTCACCGTCTGACCCATGACCTTCCATTTATAGGCGGCCATCGCATCGAGACGCACATAGCCGGGAAGCTGGAAGCTGCTCTGATCGTCGCCCTGGCGATTGCCGACGACGAACACGCCGAAACCGAGGCTGAGACCGTCGAGCGCCGTGATCTCCCTCACATCCCATTTTGCCCAGAAGCTTCCCTGATAGCGCGGAACGCCCATCAGGCGGCGTCCTTGCGTGGTGGTCGCCGGATCGGTGTTCGTGTCCTTTGTGACGCGCGCATCCATATAGGTGAAGCTGCTGATGAGGCTCATATTATCGAGGATCTTGCCGCTCGCGTCGAATTCGACGCCCTTGCTGCGCGCCGCGCCGACCAGGAGGAGCGCGGTCGGGTCGAGCGAGGCGATGTCGCGCACCGGGATGTTCTTCTTCTCCAGCTCGAACAACGCGACCGTCGTCGTCAGCCGCCCGTCGAACCATTCCGCCTTCGCGCCGACCTCGACCTGCTCGCTTTTCCCGGGCGCGAAGGGGCGATTGAAATTGTCGACGCCCGCCGAGGCGCTGATATTGGGTGTGAACGCCTGCGTCCAGCTTCCGTAGACGCTCGCCCAGGGAACGGGCTGGAAGAGAAGGCCGACGCGCGGACTGAAGGCCGTGTCGGAACGGGTGGGCGCGAGGAAGCTGTATTGACGATTGGCGGCGGACAGGGGATCGCCGACCGCGGCGGGATTGATGGTCACGGGATGAGAGTAGATATAGGATTCGGCCGCCTCGGCGGAGCTGCCGCGCGCTTGGCCCTGCCAGAGCCAGTCGAAGCGGCCGCCGCCGAGAATATGCAGCTTTCCGTCCAGGAGCGAGACATGGTCCTGGAAGTAGAGACCTTCCTGATCCAACAGATTGACTTGGCGATCGTTCAGATAGCGGGGCCGGTCATAGACGCGCTGCCACTCGTAGAATGAGGTTGGGATCGAGGTGTAGACCGCGCTGGCCCATGGATCGTACATATTGACGGTGAACGCGGGGTCTGGCGGGTAGAAGCGCCCCTGATTTCCGTAGGCCGCATAAATGTGCTGATAGTCGAATCCGATCAGCGTGTCGTGATGCGTGTCGGCGATATCGAAATGCCCGAGCAGATCGAGATTCGTGCCGTAGACTTCCGAATCATTCTGCTGACTGAAGGGAAGCCTGAGCACATTGCCCGCCGAATCGACGTCGGCGTTGCTGGAGTAGGCGTCGTCGTGATGCAGGAAGCTGGCCAGGAAGCGATGTTTCAAGGTGAAGCTGTCGTTGAATCGGTGCGTCAGCTCCGATCCGACATAGAGGTTGCGGTTGTTGGACAGGGGCGCATTGGGCCCGACGTGGTTGCGCGAGATCGGAATATTAGCTGGCCGGGTAGGATTCGAGGGATCGATAGTGATGCCGAGATTCTGCGTGAAGTCCTGATTGTAATATTCGACGTCCGCCGTGAAGCTCGTGTCCTGCGTCGGGCGCCAGGTCACGCTCGGATTGACGTGGACGCGGTCGGTATGGCTGAAATCGCGGAAGCCGCCGCTGTTCAGATAGCCGCCCGAGACGCGATAGAGGACGGATTTGTCCTCGGTCGCAGAATCGGCGATGTCCCATTCGGTGAAATATTGCGAGAACTGCCCGAAGCGCTGCTGAATCGTGTGGATCGGCGCGTCCACCGGACGCTTCGTCACGATATTGATCAGTCCGCCCGGATCGCTGCGGCCGTAGAGCATCGAGTCGGGCCCCTTCATCACCTCGACTCTCTCGATGTTCGACGTGCCGATATCGAGGAGATTGCCCGGCGACACCGCTAGCAGGCCATTGCGAAACATGCGCGGCGTCAGGAAGCCGCGAATGCGGTTGAAGACCTGGCTGCCCGATTGCGATTGCGCGGTCTGCACGCTGCTCACATTCTCGAGCGCGTCCTTGATGTTGGTGACGACCTGATCCTTCAGAACCTCGTGCGGCACCACCTTCACCGACGCCGGCAGCTGCAGGTTCGGAATGTCCATCTTGGTCGCGGTCGAAGTGGTGGGCGTGACATATCCGGTCGCTCCCCCGCTTCCGAGGCCCGCGGCGCCGCGCGCTCGCGTCTGCTGGGCGCCGACGTCGATCGGCGGCAGCGCCTCCGCCCCGCTCGCGTCATTGCGCGTCGTGTCGTTCTGCGCCAGCGTGATCAGCACGGTGCGGCGATTATCGGCGAAGCGATAGATGAGGTCGGTGCCGGCGAGCAGCCGGTCGAGCGCCTCGCGCAGCGAATGCCGGCCGGTGAGGCCCTTCGTGCGCAGGCCCTGCGCGAGGCGCGCCTCGAAGGCCACATGCATGCCGACGGAATCGGCGAGATCGTTGAGCGCCGAGGACATCGACCCCGGCGGGATGTGATAGGTGGCGACGAGCCCGCCGATCTCCTCGGGCGCGATGGAGGCCGCCGCCGGCGTGACCGGCGTCCCGCCGCCGACGGCGGCGCCGAGCATCAGCGAGGCGAGCGCTGTTCCCATGGCCTCGCCTCCCCGCCGCGCCCTGTTCCGCTTGCTGCGCTCATTCGCAACGACTCGCCGCTTCATCGTTTTTCGCCCCTCGGATCGTGGGGCGTCCGCACGCCCCGCGACCAACCGACGGGGAGCCCGCGAAAAGGGGACAAAGATTTTTCGAGCCGGAACGCGGAAGCTGCGGGCTGTGACTTTTATGCATCACCGCGCCCCTCACTCATGCAGGATGGCGACGAAGCGGGTGACGAAAGTGGCGCGAAGGCCGAGCGCGGTCTCGATCGCCTCGATCGCCTGGGCGGGATCGTCGGCGCTGAACACCCCGGTGACGCCGCGCGCGCAGATCGCCGCGCTGGCGCAAGCGAAGACGCCGCGATTGCGGCGGCCGAGCGCGGCGAGCAGATCGCGCAGCGGCGCATTCTCGACGATCAGCTTGCCGCGCCGCCAGGCGGTGACCCAACCGGTCTTGACGGGCGCGGGCGCCGTCGCCACGGCGCCGTCGCGAAAGGCGCTCTGCTGGCCCTCGCCGACCGTCACCTCGGCCCCGCCGCTCGCGACCCGCACGCTGTGCTCGGTGACGGCGACGTGGGCGCCCGTTTCGTCCAGCGCCACATCGAAGGCGGTGCCGAGCGCGGTGACGCTCCCGCCGGCGGCGGCCACGACGAAGGGGCGCGACGGCGCCGGCGCGACCTCGAAATAGGCCTCGCCCGAGAGCAACTCCACGCGGCGCTCCGAAGCGTCGAAGCGCAGCGCGATCGCCGAGCGGGCGTCGAGATGGACGCGCGAGCCGTCCTCGAGCGTGACGAGCCGCGTCTCGCCGGCGCCGGAGAAATGGTCGGAGCGCAGAAAGGCCGAGAGCTCGCCCCAGTCGGCGAGCAGCGCGACAGTCGCGGCGAGGAGCGGAGCGGCGAGCGCGAGCCGCAGCGCGGGACGCGCCGGCGCGGGCCGTTTCGCCGCCGGCCGCGGTAGAGTGGCCATATGAGCGGTGAGGCGCGCGATATTGTCCAGAGCCGCGGCGTTGGCGGGATCGGCGCGCCATGACTCATAGGCGGCCTGCTCGTCCGCGCCCAGCGGGCCGGCGCGCAGGCGCATCCACCAATCGACCGCCGCCTCGCGCCGGCGGGCATTTTGTCCACGCCCCTCGTTCATCTATTCCTGTCCGCCCTCATCGCCGCTTCGCCTCCTTCGACGCGCCCACCCCCTCGAGGGGACAGAAGCGCGTAAAATACTCACTCCACCGCGGCGCGGCAGCGCAGCACGGCG
The sequence above is a segment of the Methylosinus trichosporium OB3b genome. Coding sequences within it:
- a CDS encoding FecR family protein — encoded protein: MNEGRGQNARRREAAVDWWMRLRAGPLGADEQAAYESWRADPANAAALDNIARLTAHMATLPRPAAKRPAPARPALRLALAAPLLAATVALLADWGELSAFLRSDHFSGAGETRLVTLEDGSRVHLDARSAIALRFDASERRVELLSGEAYFEVAPAPSRPFVVAAAGGSVTALGTAFDVALDETGAHVAVTEHSVRVASGGAEVTVGEGQQSAFRDGAVATAPAPVKTGWVTAWRRGKLIVENAPLRDLLAALGRRNRGVFACASAAICARGVTGVFSADDPAQAIEAIETALGLRATFVTRFVAILHE